From a region of the Desmodus rotundus isolate HL8 chromosome 7, HLdesRot8A.1, whole genome shotgun sequence genome:
- the METTL17 gene encoding ribosome assembly protein METTL17, mitochondrial isoform X2 has product MATVRGSRYLLILGRWRRGVGVAPQSRAHASLVPGVSQVDNKSDFLGKRPHRRHPGILRLPRVRLPQALAGTAQLLLLESSMPDVEKKVQTLTNYLWSRHLPVEPEELQRRAVHLEKKFLENPDSPQTEEKLREAVLHALRKTTYHWQELSYNEGLSLVYMAARLDGGFAAVSRAFHEIQTRIPEFQPQTLMDFGSGTGSVTWAAHSIWGQSLREYMCVDSSAAMLDLAEKLLKGGSDYGEQYVPGVFFRQFLPVSPKVQFNVVVSAFSLSELPSKADRAEVVQTLWRKTSDFLILVESGTKAGHCLLMEARDLVLKGKEKSPLDPRPGFVFAPNKKPKEEKFSMLILARGSPEEATRWPRITQPVLTRPRHVHCHLCCPDGHMQHAVITARRHGRDLYRCARVSSWGDLLPVTMPSELPLSPAKDPPES; this is encoded by the exons ATGGCGACTGTGAGAGGCTCGAGGTATCTGTTGATATTAGGAAGATGGCGCCGGGGCGTTGGAGTTGCACCCCAGTCCCGG GCTCACGCTTCCCTTGTGCCCGGCGTATCCCAGGTGGATAACAAGTCCGATTTTCTGGGGAAGAGGCCCCATCGCCGGCACCCCGGCATCCTGCGGCTACCGCGCGTGCGCCTGCCTCAGGCACTGGCTGGCACTGCACAGTTACTGCTGCTCG AGAGTTCAATGCCGGATGTGGAGAAGAAGGTGCAAACATTGACGAATTATCTCTGGAGCCGGCATTTACCCGTGGAGCCAGAGGAATTGCAAAGACGAGCTGTACATCTTGAGAAGAAATTCCTGGAAAACCCAG ACTCACCTCAGACAGAGGAGAAACTTCGTGAAGCAGTCCTGCATGCCCTGCGTAAAACTACTTATCATTGGCAAGAACTGAG CTACAATGAGGGACTGAGCCTGGTGTATATGGCAGCAAGACTGGATGGTGGCTTTGCAGCAGTCTCCAGGGCATTCCATGAG ATCCAGACTCGAATTCCAGAATTTCAACCACAAACCTTGATGGACTTTGGATCAGGTACTGGGTCCGTCACCTG GGCTGCTCATAGTATTTGGGGCCAGAGCCTACGTGAATACATGTGTGTGGACAGTTCAGCTGCCATGTTGGATTTGGCCGAAAAACTACTGAAAG GTGGTTCAGATTATGGGGAGCAGTATGTTCCAGGTGTCTTTTTCAGACAGTTTCTACCAGTATCACCCAAG GTACAGTTCAATGTGGTGGTGTCAGCCTTCTCCCTAAGTGAACTGCCCAGCAAGGCTGACCGTGCTGAGGTGGTCCAAACCTTGTGGCGCAAAACAAGTGATTTTCTG ATACTGGTGGAGAGTGGAACAAAAGCAGGGCACTGCCTTCTCATGGAAGCCAGGGACCTGGTCCTTAAG GGAAAGGAGAAGTCACCTCTGGACCCTCGACCTGGTTTTGTCTTTGCCCCG AACAAGAAGCCAAAGGAGGAAAAGTTCTCAATGTTAATCCTTGCCCGGGGGTCTCCAGAGGAGGCTACTCGCTGGCCCCGGATCACTCAGCCTGTCCTTACACGGCCACGCCATGTGCATTGTCACCTGTGCTGTCCAGATGGGCACATGCAGCATGCTGTGATCACAGCTCGCCGGCACGGCAG GGATTTGTATCGTTGTGCCCGTGTCAGCTCCTGGGGTGATCTTTTACCTGTGACCATGCCATCTGagctccctctgtcccctgctaAAGATCCCCCTGAGAGTTGA
- the METTL17 gene encoding ribosome assembly protein METTL17, mitochondrial isoform X1, with amino-acid sequence MATVRGSRYLLILGRWRRGVGVAPQSRAHASLVPGVSQVDNKSDFLGKRPHRRHPGILRLPRVRLPQALAGTAQLLLLESSMPDVEKKVQTLTNYLWSRHLPVEPEELQRRAVHLEKKFLENPDSPQTEEKLREAVLHALRKTTYHWQELSYNEGLSLVYMAARLDGGFAAVSRAFHEIQTRIPEFQPQTLMDFGSGTGSVTWAAHSIWGQSLREYMCVDSSAAMLDLAEKLLKGGSDYGEQYVPGVFFRQFLPVSPKVQFNVVVSAFSLSELPSKADRAEVVQTLWRKTSDFLILVESGTKAGHCLLMEARDLVLKGKEKSPLDPRPGFVFAPCPHELPCPQLTASKPLACSFSQAYQPIPFSWNKKPKEEKFSMLILARGSPEEATRWPRITQPVLTRPRHVHCHLCCPDGHMQHAVITARRHGRDLYRCARVSSWGDLLPVTMPSELPLSPAKDPPES; translated from the exons ATGGCGACTGTGAGAGGCTCGAGGTATCTGTTGATATTAGGAAGATGGCGCCGGGGCGTTGGAGTTGCACCCCAGTCCCGG GCTCACGCTTCCCTTGTGCCCGGCGTATCCCAGGTGGATAACAAGTCCGATTTTCTGGGGAAGAGGCCCCATCGCCGGCACCCCGGCATCCTGCGGCTACCGCGCGTGCGCCTGCCTCAGGCACTGGCTGGCACTGCACAGTTACTGCTGCTCG AGAGTTCAATGCCGGATGTGGAGAAGAAGGTGCAAACATTGACGAATTATCTCTGGAGCCGGCATTTACCCGTGGAGCCAGAGGAATTGCAAAGACGAGCTGTACATCTTGAGAAGAAATTCCTGGAAAACCCAG ACTCACCTCAGACAGAGGAGAAACTTCGTGAAGCAGTCCTGCATGCCCTGCGTAAAACTACTTATCATTGGCAAGAACTGAG CTACAATGAGGGACTGAGCCTGGTGTATATGGCAGCAAGACTGGATGGTGGCTTTGCAGCAGTCTCCAGGGCATTCCATGAG ATCCAGACTCGAATTCCAGAATTTCAACCACAAACCTTGATGGACTTTGGATCAGGTACTGGGTCCGTCACCTG GGCTGCTCATAGTATTTGGGGCCAGAGCCTACGTGAATACATGTGTGTGGACAGTTCAGCTGCCATGTTGGATTTGGCCGAAAAACTACTGAAAG GTGGTTCAGATTATGGGGAGCAGTATGTTCCAGGTGTCTTTTTCAGACAGTTTCTACCAGTATCACCCAAG GTACAGTTCAATGTGGTGGTGTCAGCCTTCTCCCTAAGTGAACTGCCCAGCAAGGCTGACCGTGCTGAGGTGGTCCAAACCTTGTGGCGCAAAACAAGTGATTTTCTG ATACTGGTGGAGAGTGGAACAAAAGCAGGGCACTGCCTTCTCATGGAAGCCAGGGACCTGGTCCTTAAG GGAAAGGAGAAGTCACCTCTGGACCCTCGACCTGGTTTTGTCTTTGCCCCG TGTCCCCATGAACTTCCTTGTCCCCAGCTGACAGCCTCTAAGCCCCTGGCCTGTAGCTTTTCCCAGGCTTACCAACCCATCCCCTTCAGCTGG AACAAGAAGCCAAAGGAGGAAAAGTTCTCAATGTTAATCCTTGCCCGGGGGTCTCCAGAGGAGGCTACTCGCTGGCCCCGGATCACTCAGCCTGTCCTTACACGGCCACGCCATGTGCATTGTCACCTGTGCTGTCCAGATGGGCACATGCAGCATGCTGTGATCACAGCTCGCCGGCACGGCAG GGATTTGTATCGTTGTGCCCGTGTCAGCTCCTGGGGTGATCTTTTACCTGTGACCATGCCATCTGagctccctctgtcccctgctaAAGATCCCCCTGAGAGTTGA